In Shouchella patagoniensis, the following are encoded in one genomic region:
- a CDS encoding IclR family transcriptional regulator has product MPERFIQSVERAVDVLELFIKSNQQRSLKEISEELSLSKSTVHGIIKTLEHRGFLQQNETDARYKLGLKLFELGNAVLADLDVRMLAKPIMNKMVGELQETIHLVSFDQNEAIYVEKMDGLQALRIYSQIGKRAPFHCSGVGKAILAYQTETEARRLLNQDELRSFTAHTMTSIDQVIDHLKDVRNLGFAIDDEEMEIGLRCIAAPIFNHRGEAVAAISCSAPTFRMSGEQFERTIKRVKQACEEISNGLGFQKRNHA; this is encoded by the coding sequence ATGCCAGAACGGTTTATCCAATCGGTTGAACGTGCCGTCGACGTTCTTGAGTTATTTATAAAGTCCAATCAACAACGAAGTTTAAAAGAGATTAGTGAAGAACTAAGTCTTTCAAAAAGCACGGTGCATGGAATTATTAAAACATTGGAACACCGAGGTTTCTTGCAACAGAATGAAACAGATGCAAGATACAAACTTGGTTTGAAACTATTTGAATTAGGCAATGCAGTACTTGCAGATTTAGATGTCCGAATGTTAGCAAAACCGATAATGAACAAAATGGTCGGTGAACTACAGGAAACGATACACCTTGTCTCTTTTGATCAGAACGAAGCTATATATGTCGAAAAAATGGATGGTTTACAAGCGCTGAGAATTTATTCACAAATCGGAAAAAGGGCTCCCTTTCATTGTTCAGGTGTTGGAAAAGCGATACTTGCTTATCAGACGGAAACAGAGGCAAGACGGTTGCTCAATCAAGACGAGTTGCGTTCATTTACAGCGCACACGATGACGTCGATTGATCAAGTCATTGATCATTTGAAAGATGTACGCAACCTAGGGTTTGCTATTGATGATGAAGAAATGGAAATCGGATTACGCTGTATAGCGGCTCCAATTTTCAATCATCGCGGGGAGGCGGTTGCAGCGATTAGTTGTTCAGCACCGACATTTCGGATGAGTGGTGAGCAGTTTGAACGGACAATTAAACGAGTGAAACAAGCATGTGAAGAGATTTCAAATGGCTTAGGCTTTCAAAAAAGAAATCATGCTTAG
- a CDS encoding acetaldehyde dehydrogenase (acetylating), producing MSKVKVAILGSGNIGTDLMMKLGRSDVLELTTVIGIDPKSDGLSRAKEYGYEAIHTGIEGFLERPELADIVVDATSAKAHIHHAKLLKAAGKKVIDMTPAAIGKLVVPPVNLQEHLNEENINLITCGGQATIPMIHAVNRVCPVEYAEIVATISSKSAGPGTRANIDEFTETTARAIEEVGGAKKGKAIIILNPAEPPILMRDTVYVLVEEGKMDEAAVLNSVKEMEQSVQEYVPGYRLRTEAIIDGNQVTIFIEVEGAGDYLPTYSGNLDIMTAAGVRVTEEFAKNQVEQVAK from the coding sequence GTGTCTAAAGTAAAGGTTGCGATTCTAGGTTCAGGAAATATTGGAACAGATTTAATGATGAAATTAGGTCGGTCAGATGTCTTAGAGCTTACTACAGTGATTGGAATTGATCCCAAATCAGATGGGTTAAGTCGTGCGAAGGAATATGGTTATGAAGCAATACATACAGGTATTGAAGGCTTTTTAGAGCGACCAGAACTTGCTGACATTGTTGTTGATGCAACATCTGCAAAAGCACATATTCATCATGCAAAATTACTGAAAGCAGCAGGGAAGAAAGTAATCGATATGACACCAGCAGCAATTGGAAAACTTGTTGTACCACCAGTGAACTTACAGGAACATCTTAATGAGGAAAACATTAATCTAATAACATGTGGTGGTCAAGCAACGATTCCGATGATTCATGCTGTTAACCGCGTCTGTCCCGTTGAGTATGCAGAAATTGTGGCGACGATCTCAAGTAAAAGTGCAGGTCCAGGCACTCGAGCAAACATTGATGAATTTACAGAGACAACAGCTCGGGCAATTGAAGAAGTAGGCGGTGCTAAGAAGGGGAAAGCAATTATCATCTTAAACCCAGCAGAGCCACCAATTCTAATGCGTGATACCGTTTATGTCCTCGTAGAGGAGGGAAAGATGGATGAAGCGGCTGTGCTTAACTCCGTTAAAGAGATGGAGCAGTCAGTTCAAGAATATGTGCCTGGCTATCGTCTACGTACAGAAGCAATTATTGACGGCAATCAAGTGACAATTTTTATTGAAGTAGAAGGTGCTGGGGATTATTTGCCGACGTATTCTGGCAATTTAGATATTATGACGGCCGCAGGGGTGCGTGTGACAGAAGAATTTGCAAAAAACCAAGTAGAACAAGTTGCGAAATAA
- the dmpG gene encoding 4-hydroxy-2-oxovalerate aldolase encodes MAKKIIVTEVALRDGSHAIAHQYTTEQVTNVASALNDAGVPYIEVAHGDGLAGSSLQYGRSKTNELELIEAAASVTDQSKIAVLLIPGIGTLTNLREAERLGAKMARIATHVTEADVSRQHILAAKELGMETVGFLMMSHMAEVDKLVEQAKLMESYGADTVYMVDSAGALLPHQVSERIRALKNHLDVNIGFHGHNNLSLAMANTLAAIEEGATRIDGSVRCLGAGAGNTQTEVLVAVLERMGIKTGIDLYKMMDLAEEVVSPILQKPQEITRDSLVLGYAGVYSSFALHAKRAAEKFNIDSRDILIELGKRQVVGGQEDMIVDVAAEIAGKNLHV; translated from the coding sequence ATGGCCAAAAAAATCATCGTTACTGAAGTTGCTTTACGTGATGGTAGTCATGCAATTGCCCATCAATATACAACTGAGCAAGTCACGAATGTCGCTAGTGCATTAAATGATGCTGGGGTGCCATACATAGAAGTCGCTCATGGAGATGGTCTTGCAGGTTCATCGTTGCAATATGGACGTTCAAAAACAAATGAGCTTGAATTAATCGAAGCAGCAGCATCCGTTACTGATCAATCAAAAATTGCTGTGTTATTAATTCCTGGTATTGGCACGCTCACAAATTTAAGAGAAGCGGAGCGTCTTGGTGCGAAAATGGCTCGTATCGCGACTCACGTGACAGAAGCAGATGTTTCCCGGCAACATATCCTTGCCGCAAAAGAACTTGGCATGGAAACGGTTGGTTTCTTAATGATGTCTCATATGGCAGAAGTAGATAAATTAGTTGAGCAAGCGAAGTTAATGGAGAGCTATGGAGCAGACACTGTGTATATGGTAGATTCGGCAGGGGCGCTATTGCCTCATCAAGTTTCCGAACGAATCCGTGCGTTAAAAAATCATCTGGATGTTAATATTGGTTTCCATGGGCATAACAATTTATCACTTGCTATGGCAAATACACTTGCAGCCATTGAAGAAGGCGCAACAAGAATTGATGGTAGTGTTCGTTGTTTAGGAGCAGGTGCAGGAAACACTCAAACAGAAGTACTAGTTGCTGTATTAGAGCGAATGGGGATCAAAACAGGAATTGATTTGTACAAAATGATGGATTTGGCAGAGGAGGTGGTTTCCCCAATCCTACAGAAACCACAAGAGATAACGAGAGATAGTCTTGTTCTTGGGTATGCAGGAGTATACTCCAGTTTTGCCTTACATGCCAAAAGAGCTGCAGAAAAATTCAACATCGATTCACGCGATATTTTAATTGAGCTTGGAAAACGTCAAGTTGTTGGCGGACAAGAAGATATGATTGTGGATGTGGCAGCAGAAATTGCCGGAAAAAACCTTCACGTTTAA
- a CDS encoding type 1 glutamine amidotransferase domain-containing protein, with translation MAKKIAVLVTDMVEEIELTDPVKAYKEAGHEVTLINAEPDKKITGKNGDTFSIDKGIDDVTPDQYDALLIPGGFSPDILRANPKHAAFAKPFLANEKPVFAICHGPQFLIDTDQLKGLDVTSFVSVRKDLENAGANVKDEEVVVSHNLVTSRTPDDLPAFNKAALELLN, from the coding sequence ATGGCTAAAAAAATTGCCGTACTTGTAACAGACATGGTAGAAGAAATTGAGTTGACAGATCCTGTGAAAGCATATAAAGAAGCAGGTCACGAAGTCACGCTAATCAATGCAGAACCAGACAAAAAAATTACTGGCAAAAATGGCGATACGTTTAGTATCGACAAAGGCATTGATGATGTAACACCTGACCAATATGACGCATTGCTTATTCCCGGAGGGTTCTCGCCAGACATTCTTCGTGCGAATCCTAAACATGCAGCGTTTGCAAAGCCTTTTCTTGCAAATGAGAAACCAGTATTCGCCATATGCCACGGACCGCAATTCTTAATAGATACAGACCAGTTAAAAGGCTTAGATGTAACAAGCTTTGTGTCTGTACGTAAAGATTTAGAGAACGCTGGCGCAAATGTAAAAGACGAGGAAGTTGTTGTCTCTCACAATTTAGTGACTAGCCGCACGCCAGATGATTTACCTGCTTTTAATAAAGCAGCACTTGAGTTATTAAACTAA
- a CDS encoding sodium/glutamate symporter, which produces MSLELVGIALLLLATVLIIGKWIRLKIPLLQTLFLPSSLIGGFLALILGPELLGRFGSDNSFLSDGGIFTSGIIDVWSGLPELLINVVFASLFIGFVLPKPKKMWETGGPQAALGFTMSWAHYVAGILLAITILTPLFGLSPAAGALIEISFVGGHGTAAGLSGTFEDLDFSEGYDLSIGLATIGLLSGVIIGMILINWAARTGKSKTLQHPDAISVEQQNGIIDEENREAGTIQTTSSMSIEPLALHMGFIAVAILIGYILLEGCVWLEEITYGSAYNLYLFEYIPLFPFAMIGGIILQLVLARFDKRKLVDRKTITRIQGLSLDLLIVSAMASISLTVIGEYLIPFLLLALAGIAINVFFFLYLGPRMIPDFWFERGIGDFGQAMGVAATGIMLMRIVDPENKSPAFNAFGYKQILFEPMLGGGLVTAVAMPFILQFGSIPVLIASTILMISSWAIGVFYFGNKKQADG; this is translated from the coding sequence ATGTCGCTTGAGTTAGTTGGAATAGCATTACTCTTACTGGCAACGGTATTAATCATTGGAAAATGGATCCGCCTTAAAATCCCATTGTTGCAAACGTTGTTTTTGCCAAGTTCCTTAATTGGTGGCTTTTTAGCATTAATACTTGGACCAGAATTACTAGGTAGATTTGGATCTGACAATTCTTTTTTGTCAGATGGCGGAATCTTCACTTCAGGAATTATCGACGTATGGTCTGGTTTGCCTGAACTTTTAATCAATGTTGTCTTCGCATCATTATTCATCGGTTTTGTTTTACCTAAGCCCAAGAAAATGTGGGAAACAGGGGGACCACAGGCTGCGCTCGGATTCACAATGTCGTGGGCTCACTATGTAGCTGGTATTTTACTTGCTATTACCATTCTTACTCCATTGTTTGGGCTTAGTCCCGCAGCAGGTGCATTAATTGAAATTAGTTTTGTTGGTGGTCACGGGACTGCCGCTGGACTTTCTGGCACCTTTGAAGATCTTGACTTCTCTGAAGGGTATGACCTATCCATCGGACTCGCTACAATCGGCCTCCTGTCTGGAGTTATAATTGGAATGATCTTAATAAACTGGGCAGCGCGTACAGGAAAATCGAAAACACTTCAGCACCCAGATGCTATTTCTGTTGAACAGCAAAACGGTATTATAGACGAAGAGAATCGAGAAGCAGGCACCATACAGACAACATCCTCTATGTCAATTGAGCCCTTAGCGCTCCATATGGGCTTTATCGCTGTTGCAATATTAATAGGCTACATTTTATTGGAAGGATGCGTTTGGCTCGAGGAAATCACATATGGTTCTGCTTATAACTTGTATTTATTTGAATATATACCGCTCTTTCCGTTTGCGATGATTGGAGGAATAATTCTACAACTTGTTCTGGCTCGATTTGATAAACGTAAGCTTGTGGACCGGAAGACCATTACTCGAATTCAAGGCCTTTCACTTGATTTATTAATTGTCAGTGCCATGGCTTCCATTTCGTTAACGGTCATTGGCGAATACTTGATTCCATTTTTACTTCTTGCCTTAGCAGGTATTGCGATCAACGTGTTTTTCTTTCTATATTTAGGTCCACGTATGATACCAGACTTCTGGTTTGAACGAGGTATTGGAGACTTTGGTCAAGCAATGGGTGTTGCTGCTACTGGGATTATGCTCATGCGCATTGTTGACCCAGAAAACAAATCACCGGCCTTTAATGCCTTCGGTTACAAACAAATTTTGTTTGAACCAATGCTTGGCGGTGGTCTAGTTACAGCGGTTGCCATGCCGTTCATTCTGCAGTTCGGATCCATACCTGTATTAATTGCAAGTACGATCCTTATGATTTCCTCCTGGGCTATTGGCGTCTTTTATTTTGGCAATAAAAAGCAAGCGGATGGATAA
- a CDS encoding iron-containing alcohol dehydrogenase — translation MDHQKMLPEIKKEDISLMAKDAHRKANSFYPVPKIISKRKIS, via the coding sequence ATGGATCATCAGAAAATGCTCCCAGAAATTAAGAAAGAAGATATCTCCTTAATGGCAAAGGATGCGCATCGAAAGGCAAATTCTTTTTATCCTGTGCCAAAGATTATCAGTAAGCGGAAAATCAGTTAA
- a CDS encoding GNAT family N-acetyltransferase yields MTIHIQPANHWSETAAIFAQINAVERSHIGYCGTAPTEIEATLREDFKLNEILFAYEKGEIVGVLAFDYDVDDKQADVWGPFLQENQSVEVAKRLWDAHPLTSKKWSFHFFINTKNRTATQFVTSILGAKQQGIHLALIKEKQNHTQSALPPIEIDLTNADEKEAFIQLHRSAFPRAYYSGEEIISRLDHHKRLFLSKHDDHVSGYVYLEANPEFGEGSVEFIAVDPVMQKRSIGRELLNQAIDFLFKEESIQDLALTVSTETKGAIRLYRSVGFHDRYELAAFQVDLTS; encoded by the coding sequence ATGACTATACATATACAACCCGCTAATCACTGGAGTGAAACGGCGGCGATCTTTGCACAGATCAACGCAGTAGAAAGATCCCACATTGGCTATTGTGGAACAGCCCCCACAGAAATTGAAGCAACTTTACGGGAAGATTTTAAACTTAATGAAATTTTATTTGCATATGAAAAAGGCGAAATTGTAGGTGTACTTGCGTTCGATTATGATGTCGATGATAAACAAGCAGATGTATGGGGGCCTTTTCTCCAGGAGAATCAATCAGTTGAAGTGGCTAAACGTTTATGGGATGCTCACCCACTAACTAGCAAAAAATGGAGTTTTCATTTTTTTATTAATACAAAGAACCGTACTGCTACTCAATTTGTCACTTCTATTCTCGGAGCAAAACAACAAGGAATTCATTTAGCTTTAATCAAAGAGAAGCAAAATCATACACAATCGGCTCTACCTCCTATCGAAATAGACCTTACTAACGCAGATGAAAAAGAAGCATTTATCCAGCTGCATCGATCAGCATTTCCCCGCGCATATTATAGCGGCGAAGAAATCATCTCACGCCTTGATCACCATAAGCGACTGTTTCTGTCTAAACACGATGATCATGTAAGTGGGTATGTTTACTTAGAAGCAAATCCAGAGTTTGGTGAAGGTAGTGTTGAATTCATTGCAGTTGATCCCGTTATGCAAAAAAGAAGTATTGGTCGTGAGTTATTAAATCAAGCCATCGATTTCTTATTTAAAGAAGAATCAATTCAAGACCTTGCATTAACTGTTTCAACTGAAACCAAGGGCGCTATACGATTATACCGCTCAGTCGGTTTCCATGATCGATATGAACTTGCTGCTTTCCAGGTTGACCTAACTTCGTAA
- a CDS encoding N-acetylglucosamine kinase, with protein MFVIGIDGGGTKTIGVIVNQDGYIFAQVTVGPTNPTSVGIEKAKERLNALITSLQRQNQQAFSKTEAVFAGLAGTGEASLKADLSAFVRQLFPSHIHVEVDNDAIIALYSGTFGQAGVVQIAGTGSITYGENQDGLRDRVGGWGYLLGDEGSGYAIGRAGVHSALQAFDGVGESTKLTSLLLTHFKTDDPKAFIPTIYGTTPRQTIASLSRYVIQAADAHDEVALRIIETESNKLGIQIFTLIKRLNFKEVEFVPIVLTGGLMNRSDLFIPHISSTLNALSPPPYNFVRPSLPPVAGAAIAALRRLLRYNIPQETFIYHFNETV; from the coding sequence ATGTTTGTTATAGGCATCGATGGTGGTGGGACAAAAACAATAGGTGTTATAGTCAATCAAGATGGTTACATCTTTGCGCAAGTGACAGTCGGTCCCACCAATCCAACTAGTGTGGGGATAGAAAAAGCGAAAGAACGCCTGAACGCTTTAATTACATCCCTACAGAGACAAAACCAACAAGCGTTTTCTAAAACAGAAGCGGTCTTTGCCGGTTTGGCTGGAACGGGAGAAGCAAGCTTAAAAGCCGACCTATCTGCATTTGTTCGTCAGTTGTTTCCATCACACATTCATGTAGAAGTCGATAATGATGCGATCATTGCTCTTTATTCTGGAACATTTGGTCAAGCTGGTGTTGTTCAAATTGCGGGTACTGGTTCCATCACATACGGTGAGAACCAAGATGGGCTTAGAGATCGCGTTGGAGGTTGGGGGTATTTGCTTGGAGACGAGGGCAGTGGTTATGCAATCGGTAGAGCTGGCGTACATTCCGCATTGCAAGCATTTGATGGCGTTGGAGAATCTACTAAACTTACTTCTCTGTTATTAACCCATTTTAAAACAGACGATCCCAAAGCCTTTATTCCGACCATATACGGAACAACACCACGGCAAACCATTGCTTCATTAAGCCGATACGTTATACAAGCTGCTGATGCACACGATGAAGTCGCTTTACGAATTATAGAAACTGAATCGAATAAACTTGGCATTCAAATTTTCACACTAATTAAACGATTGAACTTTAAAGAAGTTGAATTTGTTCCAATCGTACTGACTGGGGGTCTCATGAACCGCTCGGATTTATTTATACCTCATATTAGCTCTACATTAAACGCATTATCACCTCCACCCTATAACTTTGTACGACCAAGCCTCCCGCCTGTTGCGGGCGCAGCTATTGCAGCATTACGTCGATTATTACGTTACAACATTCCACAAGAGACATTTATCTATCATTTTAATGAAACCGTTTAG
- a CDS encoding MurR/RpiR family transcriptional regulator, producing MLSEMLPVLPPSEKKIAAYLIDHPEEAVALTAHEIGQRSNTSSAAVIRLCKSLHLKGLPDLKIRIVGDLQRQSNHEQRDIEPNEPAFSIIDKMTSNAIQTIQETAELLNTVELEKAVVALHSARRIHFFGIGASSIVAQDALQKFVRIDKTAYAFTDIHMASTLVATGSHEDVAVGISFSGQTKEVQTFLDTAQNKGLTTISLTKYGQSIVADKANIRLYASATKEPTFRSGATSSRLAQLQVIDILFMCVASLQYDKTVKHLNETRAMVDKLRE from the coding sequence ATGTTATCAGAAATGCTTCCTGTACTTCCACCTTCTGAAAAGAAAATAGCAGCATATCTGATTGATCATCCAGAAGAAGCTGTGGCACTTACCGCCCATGAAATTGGTCAACGGAGCAACACAAGCAGTGCAGCCGTCATTCGCCTATGTAAATCTCTGCATTTAAAAGGGTTGCCTGATTTAAAAATACGCATCGTCGGAGATCTTCAAAGACAATCCAATCACGAGCAACGAGATATTGAACCTAATGAACCTGCTTTTTCAATCATTGATAAAATGACAAGCAACGCTATCCAAACAATTCAAGAAACAGCTGAATTATTAAATACGGTGGAATTAGAAAAAGCAGTTGTTGCCCTCCATTCCGCGCGAAGAATTCATTTTTTTGGAATCGGGGCTTCATCCATCGTTGCTCAAGATGCATTACAAAAATTCGTCCGTATCGACAAAACCGCATATGCCTTCACTGACATTCACATGGCAAGTACCCTCGTTGCGACTGGTAGTCATGAAGATGTCGCAGTTGGTATTTCCTTTTCAGGACAAACGAAAGAAGTACAAACATTCCTCGATACAGCCCAAAACAAAGGCTTAACAACCATTAGTTTGACGAAATATGGGCAATCAATCGTTGCAGACAAAGCCAATATTCGCTTATATGCTTCAGCAACAAAAGAACCTACATTTCGAAGCGGAGCAACGTCTTCACGTCTTGCACAATTGCAAGTAATAGATATCTTATTTATGTGTGTTGCCTCCTTGCAATACGATAAAACAGTTAAACACCTAAATGAAACAAGGGCGATGGTAGACAAACTGCGAGAGTAA